The following coding sequences lie in one Xylanivirga thermophila genomic window:
- a CDS encoding SMODS domain-containing nucleotidyltransferase has protein sequence MATTVNNAFKEFMRDKVNLDPDKTKTARKSRDNLIDNIHSLGSNEDFFNLYHDIDIAFGSFARKTKIRPLDDIDIMIGIKSDGSTYYDSGYDVKIYVHDDNSPQKSCCNENTNVLNSTKVINKFIKELKNLSDYKKAETHKNGAAATLQLKSYEWNFDIVPCFRTTKESDGRDYYLIPDGKGNWQKTDPRKDRDKVTTLNQKHNGLMLETIRLVKYWNRRPTMPLMPSYALECLLLQYFDSVDSVSDYIDLRFRDVLYYIKDNIWYSINDPKEIQGDLNILTYDEKLKISNKAESDYEKAKEAISAEIDDKDHEKAINKWAEIFGSEFPEYSKD, from the coding sequence ATGGCGACAACTGTAAATAATGCATTTAAAGAGTTTATGCGGGATAAGGTCAACTTGGATCCAGACAAAACAAAAACTGCTAGAAAAAGCAGGGACAACCTTATAGATAATATACATAGTTTGGGTTCTAATGAAGATTTTTTTAATTTATATCATGACATTGATATTGCATTTGGCTCATTTGCAAGAAAAACAAAAATAAGACCCTTAGATGATATTGATATTATGATTGGAATAAAAAGTGACGGTAGCACTTATTATGATTCTGGATATGATGTTAAAATTTATGTACATGATGATAATTCTCCCCAAAAGAGTTGTTGCAATGAGAACACCAATGTACTTAATTCAACAAAAGTTATTAATAAATTCATAAAAGAACTTAAGAATTTAAGTGATTATAAGAAAGCAGAAACTCATAAAAATGGTGCAGCAGCCACACTTCAACTAAAATCTTATGAATGGAATTTTGATATTGTACCATGTTTTCGAACAACTAAAGAATCTGATGGCCGAGATTATTATTTAATACCAGATGGAAAGGGAAATTGGCAAAAAACAGATCCACGCAAAGATAGGGATAAAGTAACTACTTTGAACCAAAAACATAATGGATTAATGTTAGAGACTATAAGATTGGTAAAGTATTGGAATAGAAGACCTACAATGCCATTGATGCCATCTTATGCATTAGAATGTTTATTACTACAATATTTTGATAGCGTAGATAGTGTAAGTGATTATATTGATTTAAGATTTAGAGATGTTTTATATTATATCAAAGATAACATTTGGTATTCCATTAATGATCCAAAAGAAATTCAAGGAGATTTAAACATACTTACATATGATGAAAAACTGAAAATTTCAAACAAAGCAGAAAGTGATTATGAAAAAGCAAAAGAAGCGATTTCTGCAGAAATAGATGATAAAGATCATGAGAAAGCCATTAATAAATGGGCTGAAATATTCGGAAGCGAGTTTCCAGAATATAGCAAGGATTAG
- a CDS encoding S-4TM family putative pore-forming effector → MDSSNDINIKQNTEEILLYLFTQRKLYSLSKRALHIMFFANLIFYVLGLLNTIQSNNYFKAIYVIWGVTFCILYIREGERINTAATMQELIDRKLYGFDTYAPFLKVTSLHKIALELKTKFPKEFIEQTSRNGQQKGVKDWYSDVSGVSIEKAIILCQIENSDWETQLRMKYQKLNILLLVMLLSVYIVIFWNNSVENLIIKLYPILTIVVDRLSYIYKNYKNIKSSKDINDSLYQIYENIEEFTKEDILKKAKEIQHCIYERRKNFSPIPNLFYYLNREKYQSYSNQYILDLKEKLKK, encoded by the coding sequence ATGGATAGTAGTAATGATATTAATATAAAGCAAAACACCGAAGAAATTCTTTTATATTTGTTTACCCAGAGGAAATTGTATTCATTGAGTAAAAGAGCACTTCATATAATGTTTTTTGCTAATCTTATTTTTTATGTTTTAGGATTACTCAATACGATTCAGAGCAATAATTATTTTAAAGCGATATATGTTATTTGGGGGGTAACTTTTTGTATATTATATATTAGAGAAGGTGAAAGAATAAATACTGCTGCTACAATGCAGGAACTTATAGACAGAAAATTATATGGGTTCGATACATACGCTCCTTTTCTGAAAGTAACGAGCCTGCATAAAATAGCATTGGAATTAAAAACAAAGTTTCCAAAAGAGTTTATTGAACAAACAAGTCGTAATGGGCAGCAAAAAGGGGTTAAGGATTGGTATTCAGATGTATCAGGAGTTTCTATTGAAAAAGCAATTATACTTTGCCAAATAGAAAATAGTGATTGGGAAACTCAACTAAGAATGAAGTATCAAAAACTAAATATATTATTGCTTGTAATGTTGCTATCAGTATATATTGTTATTTTTTGGAATAATAGTGTAGAAAATTTAATAATAAAACTATACCCCATATTAACAATTGTAGTAGATAGACTTTCTTATATATATAAGAACTATAAAAACATTAAAAGTAGTAAAGATATTAACGATAGCCTATATCAAATTTATGAAAACATTGAGGAATTCACCAAAGAAGACATTTTAAAAAAAGCCAAAGAGATTCAACATTGTATTTATGAAAGAAGAAAAAACTTTTCTCCCATTCCCAATTTATTCTATTACCTAAATAGGGAGAAGTATCAAAGTTATTCGAACCAGTATATTTTGGATCTAAAGGAGAAACTAAAAAAGTAG